One window of the Cydia splendana chromosome 18, ilCydSple1.2, whole genome shotgun sequence genome contains the following:
- the LOC134799132 gene encoding uncharacterized protein LOC134799132, producing MLSQEMEPELDDGEDHWEHQNIQTLLNMYLQNIDKFRNPKIRKKSVWVDISNAVGKGPDCCDKKFRNLKQTYIRLLKKKNRNGTANVKWPYFEIFEEIYSDNGEYQPDIQQKIEESATERTVAKALLTMNSASKFEPQIPENGESSSGQNEEMKKRLTRKRHAEFRKVTLEMRDRQRLVEEKLDRLIYIVEESNNIQKERNRLFEQFLERLNQTQ from the coding sequence ATGTTGAGTCAAGAAATGGAACCAGAGTTGGATGATGGTGAGGATCACTGGGAACACCAGAACATCCAAACACTATTGAATATGTATTTGCAAAACATTGACAAGTTTAGAAATCCTAAAATTAGGAAAAAAAGTGTCTGGGTTGATATATCGAACGCCGTAGGCAAAGGCCCTGATTGTTGCGATAAGAAAttcagaaatttaaaacaaacctACATTAGACTGCTTAAGAAGAAGAATAGAAATGGCACGGCCAATGTCAAATGGCCTTACTTTGAAATTTTTGAAGAAATATACAGTGATAATGGTGAATACCAGCCAGACATACAACAGAAAATAGAAGAGAGTGCAACAGAGCGGACCGTTGCTAAAGCTTTGTTGACAATGAATTCAGCTTCTAAATTTGAACCGCAGATACCAGAGAATGGGGAAAGTTCAAGTGGGCAAAATGAAGAAATGAAAAAGAGGTTGACTAGAAAACGGCATGCGGAGTTCCGTAAGGTTACTCTAGAAATGAGAGATCGGCAGAGGTTGGTGGAGGAGAAGCTTGATAGGCTAATTTATATAGTGGAGGAATCTAATAACATACAGAAAGAGAGGAACCGACTATTTGAACAGTTTTTGGAGAGACTTAACCAAACACAATGA
- the LOC134799130 gene encoding actin maturation protease has product MCSLPPPPPPPPQTLDLKHDSPELPSYADSNPTPKFPEICEWASKNLDLWEACAKNSICPQIAPFKYCYKHFESILQVGPTCGLAALSMLVRGKVTASEMLDICKQEGYSNNGEMLSSKDMVKLAEKVFSLADIEGVSCGVKFGHLFSHDIIEKLLDGAVLLVPYDADANHSPCLRQGHKAHWALISGVIISKNSGSALDSDPDNVYVLCRHGKSKYLATWRLFDLYNSNKNLWEFIPPKGKEKQLFIIPKGGIGGVDGLRKQFVIFHGL; this is encoded by the exons ATGTGTTCTCTCCCGCCGCCGCCTCCACCGCCTCCTCAGACCCTCGACCTCAAGCACGACTCTCCAGAGCTCCCGTCATACGCAGACAGTAATCCAACACCAAAATTTCCAGAAATCTGCGAATGGGCATCAAAAAACCTTGACTTGTGGGAAGCTTGTGCTAAAAATAGTATTTGCCCTCAAATCGCGCCTTTTAAATATTGTTACAAGCATTTTGAGTCTATTCTGCAAGTCGGGCCCACTTGTGGATTGGCGGCTCTCTCTATGCTTGTAAGAGGGAAGGTTACTGCTAGTGAAATGTTAGATATATGTAAACAAGAGGGGTACAGTAATAATGGCGAGATGCTGAGCAGTAAGGACATGGTGAAGTTGGCAGAGAAAGTTTTCAGCTTGGCCGACATAGAGGGTGTCTCATGTGGGGTGAAGTTTGGACATCTTTTCAGCCATGATATTATAGAGAAGTTATTGGATGGTGCTGTGTTGCTAGTTCC TTATGACGCAGATGCCAACCATTCACCATGTCTCAGACAGGGCCACAAGGCACACTGGGCGCTCATCAGTGGAGTTATCATCAGTAAAAACTCCGGATCAGCACTAGACTCAGACCCTGACAATGTCTATGTACTATGCAGGCATGGGAAATCTAAATATCTGGCTACTTGGAGGTTATTTGACCTATACAACAGTAATAAGAACTTATGGGAATTTATACCTCCAAAAGGGAAAGAGAAACAGTTGTTTATTATACCTAAAGGAGGAATAGGGGGTGTCGATGGTCTCAGGAAACAGTTTGTGATATTTCATGGCTTGTAG